A section of the Saccopteryx leptura isolate mSacLep1 chromosome 6, mSacLep1_pri_phased_curated, whole genome shotgun sequence genome encodes:
- the BNIP1 gene encoding vesicle transport protein SEC20, whose translation MAATQDVHVRICNQEIVKFDLEVKALIQDIRDCSGPLSALTELNTKVKEKFQELRHRIQELEQAAREQDKESEKQALLQEVENHKKQTLSNQTSWRKANLTCKIAIDNLEKAELLQGGDLLRHRKSTKESLAQTSSTITESLMGVSRMMAQQVQQSEEAMQTLVTSSRTILDANEEFKSMSGTIQLGRKLITKYNRRELTDKLLIFLALALFLATVLYIIKKRLFPFL comes from the exons ATGGCTGCTACCCAGGATGTCCACGTCCGGATCTGTAACCAAGAAATTGTCAAATTCGACCTGGAGGTGAAGGCCCTGATCCAG GATATTCGAGATTGTTCCGGACCATTAAGTGCACTTACTGAACTGAAtacaaaagtgaaagagaagtTTCAAGAGTTGCGGCACAGGATACAG GAGCTTGAGCAGGCGGCTAGAGAGCAAGACAAAGAGTCGGAGAAGCAGGCTCTGCTCCAGGAGGTGGAGAACCACAAGAAGCAGACGCTCAG CAATCAGACATCATGGAGGAAAGCAAATCTCACTTGCAAAATCGCAATCGACAACCTGGAGAAAGCAGAACTTCTCCAGGGAGGAGACCTTTTACGGCACag GAAAAGCACCAAAGAGAGCCTGGCCCAGACGTCCAGCACCATCACAGAGAGCCTCATGGGGGTCAGCAGGATGATGGCCCAGCAGGTCCAGCAGAGCGAGGAAGCCATGCAGACGCTAG TCACCTCTTCCCGGACCATCCTGGACGCCAATGAGGAATTCAAGTCCATGTCGGGGACCATCCAGCTGGGACGGAAGCTCATCACGAAGTACAACCGCCGGGAGCTGACGGATAAGCTTCTgatcttcctggccctggccctttTTCTTGCTACGGTTCTCTACATTATAAAAAAGCGGCTGTTTCCATTTCTGTAA